The Sulfitobacter donghicola DSW-25 = KCTC 12864 = JCM 14565 genome has a segment encoding these proteins:
- a CDS encoding MBL fold metallo-hydrolase, producing MADVAPKGLRYPWETPPSGTEAIEVAPGVLWMRVPLPMKLDHVNIYALDEGDSWTIIDTGFASKKTKSQWEEIMAGPLGGKPVSRVVVTHHHPDHIGLAGWFQTEHGAELVTTRTAWLTARMLTLDVQDVPNAESLAFYRSAGMDQAIYEKRATDRPFNFADIVAPLPLGYTRIKQGDTIQMGGRTWDVHMGNGHAPEHATFWSRDDNLVIAGDQILPSISPNVGVYATEPMADPIGEWLEACERLALLGREDHLVLGGHKLPFTGLPTRMRQLIDNHHGALKRLLEYIDTPKTAGDVFPPLFKRTIGEGEYGLALVEAFAHLSHLHQEGLATRTKREDGAWLYQRKG from the coding sequence ATGGCTGATGTCGCACCAAAGGGCCTGCGCTATCCGTGGGAAACACCGCCCAGTGGAACCGAAGCGATTGAGGTTGCACCAGGCGTTTTGTGGATGCGTGTGCCTCTGCCGATGAAGCTGGACCATGTGAACATCTACGCATTGGATGAGGGCGATAGCTGGACCATCATTGACACGGGCTTTGCATCCAAAAAGACAAAATCCCAGTGGGAAGAGATCATGGCTGGCCCTTTGGGGGGTAAACCAGTGTCGCGTGTTGTCGTCACGCACCACCACCCCGATCACATTGGGCTGGCGGGTTGGTTCCAAACCGAACATGGTGCCGAATTGGTCACCACACGCACCGCATGGCTCACCGCGCGGATGCTAACGTTAGATGTGCAGGACGTGCCAAACGCAGAATCGCTGGCCTTTTATCGCTCGGCTGGGATGGATCAGGCGATCTATGAAAAACGCGCCACGGATCGCCCCTTTAACTTTGCTGACATTGTTGCGCCGCTTCCGCTTGGGTACACGCGGATCAAACAGGGCGACACCATCCAGATGGGTGGGCGAACGTGGGACGTGCATATGGGGAATGGCCACGCCCCTGAACACGCGACGTTCTGGAGCCGTGACGATAATCTGGTGATCGCTGGTGATCAAATCCTCCCCTCGATCAGTCCGAATGTAGGGGTATACGCAACCGAGCCAATGGCTGACCCCATTGGCGAATGGCTAGAAGCTTGCGAACGGTTGGCGCTTTTGGGGCGCGAGGATCATCTGGTCCTTGGGGGGCATAAACTGCCCTTTACGGGCCTGCCAACGCGGATGCGGCAATTGATCGACAACCACCATGGCGCGTTGAAACGACTGCTGGAATATATCGATACCCCCAAAACCGCTGGTGACGTTTTCCCACCTTTGTTCAAAAGAACGATAGGTGAGGGTGAATATGGCCTTGCACTGGTTGAAGCCTTTGCGCATTTGAGCCACCTTCACCAAGAAGGCCTCGCCACGCGGACAAAACGCGAAGATGGAGCGTGGTTGTATCAGCGTAAGGGGTAA
- a CDS encoding aa3-type cytochrome c oxidase subunit IV, whose protein sequence is MAEHKHGTMNTEANEKTYEGFITFVTRSVIAILVFLVLLAIFAR, encoded by the coding sequence ATGGCTGAGCACAAACACGGCACAATGAACACGGAAGCAAACGAAAAAACCTATGAAGGGTTCATCACGTTTGTGACGCGCTCGGTTATTGCGATCCTTGTATTCCTCGTTTTGTTGGCGATTTTCGCCCGCTAA
- a CDS encoding AzlD domain-containing protein, translated as MIDTTTLWTVIILLGIGSFGLRFVFTGLVGDRAMPAWLLRHLRYTAVAILPALVAPQVVWPTATEGAFDTPRAAAAAITLCVGLFTKNVLLAILSGAATLYGLLYLLG; from the coding sequence ATGATCGACACAACCACATTATGGACGGTTATCATCCTGCTTGGCATCGGCAGCTTTGGCCTGCGGTTTGTATTTACAGGGCTGGTCGGGGATCGGGCGATGCCTGCGTGGCTGCTGCGCCACCTGCGTTATACCGCAGTTGCGATCCTACCCGCCTTGGTCGCGCCACAGGTCGTATGGCCGACGGCAACAGAGGGCGCGTTTGACACGCCTCGTGCCGCGGCGGCAGCGATAACCCTTTGCGTTGGTCTATTTACCAAAAATGTTCTGCTGGCCATCCTAAGCGGCGCGGCAACGCTTTACGGGTTGCTCTACCTACTCGGCTGA
- a CDS encoding AzlC family ABC transporter permease yields the protein MTSTSSKSYYRQGIIDSSPFILVIIPFSTLFGVLATEAGLNVIQTLAFSIVVIAGAAQFTALQLMQEDVPTVIVLVSSLAVNLRMAMYSASLTPYIGAAPLWQRALCAYLTVDQSYVVGVAKFEEEPKMSVPERVSYFLGAVTPIVPLWYGFTFVGALLGTQVPESWALDFALPITFLAMIAPMFRTAAHVAAALVAVAVALLAAGVPYSLGLIIAGIAGMMAGAQTELWLEKKAART from the coding sequence ATGACCTCTACCAGCAGCAAATCTTACTATCGCCAAGGGATCATAGATAGCAGCCCGTTCATTCTGGTGATTATTCCTTTTTCAACGCTTTTTGGTGTTCTCGCGACTGAGGCGGGGTTGAATGTTATTCAGACTTTGGCCTTTTCCATCGTTGTCATTGCAGGGGCGGCCCAATTCACCGCACTTCAGCTGATGCAGGAAGATGTGCCAACAGTGATTGTGTTGGTCTCCTCACTTGCGGTGAACCTGCGCATGGCGATGTATTCCGCCTCGCTTACCCCCTATATCGGGGCGGCCCCTTTGTGGCAGCGCGCGCTATGCGCCTATCTGACGGTCGATCAATCCTATGTTGTCGGTGTCGCCAAATTTGAAGAAGAACCAAAGATGTCCGTCCCTGAACGGGTCTCCTATTTCCTTGGCGCTGTGACGCCCATTGTGCCGCTTTGGTATGGCTTTACCTTTGTCGGTGCGTTGCTGGGCACCCAAGTACCCGAAAGCTGGGCCTTGGATTTTGCGCTTCCCATCACCTTTCTGGCGATGATCGCGCCTATGTTTCGCACAGCGGCCCATGTGGCGGCTGCCCTTGTCGCGGTAGCCGTTGCTCTTTTAGCGGCGGGCGTACCTTATTCGCTGGGTCTGATTATTGCGGGTATCGCTGGCATGATGGCTGGTGCCCAAACCGAACTTTGGCTTGAGAAAAAGGCAGCGCGGACATGA
- a CDS encoding formate dehydrogenase accessory sulfurtransferase FdhD has product MRNGLPRRVQLAELNDLSEYLIAPDPSARRLTRPVIGTDHNGDEQQINVVEERPLTIYLNSQEIVTAMTIGDYPDYLALGFLRNQGMLSKEDEITGVDFDEELETVVVRTARETDYEDKMRRKTRTSGCAVGTVFGDMMEGLENVTLPDTSVRTSWLYALSSKINRTPSLYLQAGAIHGTVLCAGDRPLVYMEDVGRHNAVDKIAGWMLSEGIPAEDKILYTTGRLTSEMVIKTAMMGIPVLASRSGFTAWGVEIAQKLGLTLIGRMKGKRFMCLAGEQRLLRDADPNAIADEPKRSGRKSSE; this is encoded by the coding sequence ATGCGTAACGGGTTGCCGAGGAGGGTGCAATTGGCTGAACTGAATGATCTATCGGAATATTTGATAGCGCCTGACCCGAGCGCGCGGCGCCTGACGCGCCCTGTGATCGGGACAGATCACAATGGCGACGAGCAGCAGATCAATGTGGTCGAAGAGCGGCCGTTGACGATTTACCTCAACAGTCAGGAAATCGTGACCGCGATGACGATTGGTGACTATCCTGATTATCTGGCGCTGGGTTTTTTACGCAATCAGGGCATGCTGAGCAAAGAGGATGAAATCACGGGCGTCGATTTCGACGAAGAGCTGGAAACGGTTGTGGTGCGCACGGCGCGCGAAACCGATTACGAAGACAAGATGCGCCGCAAAACCAGAACAAGCGGTTGTGCGGTGGGAACAGTTTTTGGCGACATGATGGAGGGGCTAGAGAACGTGACCCTGCCCGATACATCTGTGCGCACCTCATGGCTGTATGCGTTGTCATCCAAGATTAATCGCACGCCCAGCCTGTACCTGCAGGCGGGCGCGATCCATGGCACCGTGCTTTGCGCGGGGGACCGCCCTTTGGTCTATATGGAAGACGTTGGCAGACATAATGCGGTGGATAAGATTGCGGGTTGGATGTTGTCCGAAGGCATCCCTGCAGAGGATAAAATTCTTTATACAACGGGCAGGTTAACATCTGAGATGGTGATCAAAACGGCGATGATGGGCATCCCCGTTTTGGCGTCGCGATCCGGTTTTACAGCTTGGGGTGTTGAGATCGCGCAAAAGCTGGGGCTGACTCTGATTGGCCGGATGAAAGGTAAGCGGTTTATGTGTTTGGCCGGAGAACAGCGTCTGCTGCGGGATGCAGACCCAAATGCCATCGCTGATGAACCCAAACGCTCTGGCCGAAAGTCTAGCGAATGA
- a CDS encoding YcxB family protein produces MSNTYVLKFTPEPKVLLSVLRLKPPVQQVKGMKASNMLRLLHCLLLVLGGISLGYFVTDIFTDRATILHWSSLVGLALSYLAIFGSLLVTLPTMVRQLLATRANQGEVEMTINASGITTKADHFQSTIEWSAVEGLGRSKLAFVLWFGGNRPAIPFAAFASSEQIEAFEIDVKNWVETSR; encoded by the coding sequence ATGAGCAACACCTATGTTCTGAAATTCACGCCAGAGCCAAAGGTACTTTTGTCTGTTCTGCGGCTAAAGCCCCCCGTGCAGCAGGTCAAAGGCATGAAGGCCAGCAATATGTTGCGACTGCTTCATTGCCTGTTGCTGGTCCTTGGGGGGATATCGCTTGGATATTTTGTGACGGATATTTTTACCGATAGGGCAACCATTCTGCATTGGAGCTCTTTGGTCGGGTTGGCGTTGTCATACCTTGCTATTTTCGGGTCTTTGTTGGTCACCTTGCCGACCATGGTGCGGCAGCTGTTGGCAACGCGTGCGAACCAAGGCGAGGTCGAGATGACCATAAATGCGTCGGGCATCACAACCAAAGCGGATCACTTCCAATCCACAATAGAATGGTCCGCGGTTGAGGGGCTTGGGCGTTCCAAGCTGGCATTTGTTTTGTGGTTCGGTGGAAATCGGCCTGCGATCCCATTTGCGGCGTTTGCATCTTCAGAACAGATTGAAGCGTTTGAAATAGATGTGAAAAATTGGGTGGAGACCTCAAGATGA
- the mobA gene encoding molybdenum cofactor guanylyltransferase MobA — translation MKQPLGVILAGGQATRMGGGDKGLLELGGETLLSRVQGRLEPQVADIALNANGDAARFAPFGMPVIADSFEGFVGPLAGVLAGLDWAAEQGAETIVTAAADTPFFPCDLVPQLLLASEGMEHPLVLAVTPDEKRARARHPTFGLWPVALREDLRKALAGGLRKVVLWTDAHSGREAMFPQEAAFFNVNTPLDLETAEAML, via the coding sequence ATGAAACAACCTCTTGGCGTGATCCTTGCGGGGGGGCAGGCAACCCGAATGGGCGGTGGCGATAAAGGGCTGCTGGAACTCGGCGGAGAGACGCTTTTGTCACGTGTGCAGGGGCGTCTTGAACCGCAAGTGGCTGATATCGCGCTGAATGCGAATGGTGATGCCGCGCGGTTTGCGCCTTTCGGGATGCCAGTGATTGCTGATAGTTTTGAAGGTTTCGTTGGGCCGTTGGCAGGTGTTTTGGCTGGACTGGACTGGGCGGCAGAGCAAGGGGCTGAAACGATCGTGACGGCTGCGGCTGATACGCCCTTTTTCCCTTGTGATCTGGTGCCCCAGCTTTTGCTGGCCTCGGAAGGGATGGAGCATCCACTGGTTCTGGCCGTTACCCCTGATGAAAAACGCGCGCGCGCGCGCCATCCTACCTTTGGTCTTTGGCCTGTCGCCCTTCGGGAGGATTTGCGCAAGGCTTTGGCGGGGGGGCTGCGAAAGGTGGTTCTATGGACCGATGCGCATAGCGGACGCGAGGCGATGTTCCCGCAAGAAGCTGCATTCTTTAATGTAAACACCCCATTAGATTTGGAAACCGCTGAGGCAATGTTATGA
- the mobB gene encoding molybdopterin-guanine dinucleotide biosynthesis protein B yields MRVFGVVGWKNAGKTGLMERLVSEITTRGFSVSTVKHAHHSFDVDHAGKDSYRHREAGASQVLLASQNRIALMHELRGAPEPSLEELLAQLSPVDLVLVEGYKRDAHPKVEAHRAVTGNPLIAPEDPTIRAVASDTPLDIDRLVFDLDDTVAVADFILSEVGL; encoded by the coding sequence ATGAGAGTTTTTGGTGTCGTTGGTTGGAAAAACGCAGGCAAAACAGGGCTGATGGAACGTTTGGTCTCTGAGATCACGACACGTGGGTTTTCTGTCTCTACGGTCAAACATGCCCACCACAGTTTTGATGTGGATCACGCAGGCAAAGATAGCTACCGCCACCGCGAGGCAGGGGCATCGCAGGTGTTGCTGGCATCGCAAAATCGCATAGCATTGATGCACGAATTGCGCGGCGCGCCCGAGCCCTCATTAGAAGAACTATTGGCGCAGCTTTCCCCTGTCGATCTGGTCTTGGTCGAAGGCTATAAGCGGGATGCCCATCCAAAGGTCGAGGCCCATCGTGCCGTTACCGGAAACCCGCTGATCGCGCCAGAAGACCCAACCATTCGGGCAGTGGCCAGTGATACGCCGCTAGACATTGATCGCCTTGTTTTTGATCTGGATGATACGGTCGCTGTGGCGGATTTTATTCTGTCGGAAGTGGGATTGTGA
- the glp gene encoding gephyrin-like molybdotransferase Glp, whose translation MTSTPSAKAAPLRNDCFALPKGVHWTPVEEALAMLRERLAPVTSSEVVPLAQACGRISFDDVKAKRANPPLPNTAVDGYGFSGGRQEGEHRLPLVAGRAAAGDAPVSVPEGQAIRVLTGAALPDGVDTVILQEDVSVADGHVIFQGALKQGANTRRAGEDVKVGDVVLGQGRHITPADLALLAAAGVSEVAVRNPLRVGVLSTGDELVEVGSTAGEGQIYDANRPMLLALAARLGHRAVDLGRAPDQREMLKAMLDAAAEKVDVIITSGGASAGDEDHVSALLDKAGAMALWRIAIKPGRPLALGMWQGVPVFGLPGNPVAALVCTLVFARPALALLSGGDWSTPQGFEVPAAFEKSKKAGRREFLRARIRNGQAEVFASEGSGRISGLSWAEGLVELEEEGRDIRIGDPVRFIPYASFGY comes from the coding sequence ATGACTTCAACTCCATCTGCGAAAGCCGCTCCGCTGCGCAATGATTGTTTTGCATTGCCCAAAGGGGTTCATTGGACACCTGTTGAGGAAGCGCTGGCCATGTTGCGGGAAAGGCTGGCCCCCGTCACCTCTTCCGAGGTGGTCCCCCTCGCGCAGGCCTGTGGGCGGATTTCATTTGATGATGTGAAAGCAAAGCGCGCAAACCCGCCGCTGCCGAATACTGCGGTAGATGGGTACGGGTTTTCAGGTGGCAGGCAGGAGGGTGAACACCGGCTTCCTTTGGTCGCAGGGCGTGCAGCCGCAGGGGATGCCCCTGTTTCGGTTCCAGAAGGGCAAGCCATTCGTGTGCTGACGGGGGCGGCGCTGCCTGACGGGGTTGATACCGTTATCTTACAAGAAGATGTTTCTGTGGCTGATGGTCATGTGATTTTTCAGGGGGCGCTAAAGCAGGGTGCCAATACCCGCCGAGCCGGTGAGGACGTCAAAGTTGGTGATGTTGTGCTTGGGCAAGGGCGGCACATCACACCTGCTGATTTGGCGCTATTAGCGGCTGCTGGTGTTTCTGAGGTTGCAGTACGCAATCCTCTGCGCGTGGGTGTTTTGTCTACGGGTGATGAGCTGGTCGAGGTTGGCTCAACCGCAGGAGAGGGGCAGATCTATGATGCGAACCGCCCGATGTTATTGGCCCTTGCTGCGCGTTTGGGACATCGGGCCGTTGATCTGGGCCGTGCGCCTGACCAACGCGAGATGTTGAAGGCGATGCTGGATGCGGCGGCGGAAAAGGTTGATGTCATCATCACCAGCGGCGGAGCCTCGGCGGGGGACGAAGACCACGTGTCGGCCCTGTTAGACAAGGCTGGTGCCATGGCGCTGTGGCGTATCGCAATCAAACCTGGTCGGCCCTTGGCGTTGGGTATGTGGCAGGGCGTTCCGGTTTTTGGCCTGCCGGGTAATCCCGTTGCTGCGCTGGTGTGTACCTTGGTTTTTGCGCGCCCCGCCTTGGCCTTGCTCTCTGGCGGGGATTGGAGCACCCCGCAAGGGTTTGAGGTTCCTGCAGCGTTTGAAAAGAGCAAAAAGGCGGGCCGCCGCGAGTTCTTGCGTGCCCGCATTCGCAACGGGCAAGCCGAGGTTTTTGCCTCGGAGGGGTCTGGGCGGATCAGCGGGTTAAGCTGGGCTGAGGGGCTGGTCGAACTGGAAGAAGAGGGAAGGGATATTCGCATAGGCGATCCTGTGCGGTTTATCCCTTATGCCAGTTTTGGGTATTAA
- the greA gene encoding transcription elongation factor GreA yields the protein MEKIPMTRGGHTALETELKHLKTVERPAIITAIAEAREHGDLSENAEYHSAKEKQSFIEGRIKELEGAISLAEVIDPAKLSGTIKFGAKVTLVDEDTDEEKTYQIVGEYEANIEAGLLNIKSPIARALIGKDEGDSVEVRTPGGVRSYEVLKIVYA from the coding sequence ATGGAAAAGATCCCCATGACACGCGGAGGGCACACCGCCCTTGAGACGGAATTGAAGCACCTCAAAACCGTTGAGCGCCCTGCAATCATCACAGCGATTGCCGAGGCCCGCGAGCACGGCGACCTGTCCGAAAACGCCGAATACCACTCGGCCAAGGAAAAGCAGTCGTTTATCGAAGGGCGCATCAAAGAACTTGAAGGGGCGATTTCCCTTGCCGAGGTGATTGACCCGGCCAAATTGTCCGGCACAATTAAATTCGGTGCCAAAGTAACTTTGGTTGACGAAGATACCGACGAAGAGAAAACCTATCAGATCGTTGGCGAATACGAAGCCAACATCGAGGCTGGCTTGCTCAACATCAAATCCCCGATCGCGCGTGCGTTGATCGGTAAGGATGAGGGTGACAGCGTCGAGGTCCGCACCCCCGGTGGGGTTAGATCCTATGAGGTTCTAAAAATCGTTTATGCCTGA
- a CDS encoding VOC family protein, with product MAAQLEHVNLTVSDPLATAAWMKPVFGWHIRWQGEAISGGYSVHVGTADQYVAIYRPEGDLTPAPKSYNNIARLNHIAVVVSDLEAVEEAVRNQGFRMGEHYDYEPGRRFYFYDPDGIEFEVVQYD from the coding sequence ATGGCTGCGCAATTAGAACATGTGAATCTGACCGTCTCGGACCCTTTGGCAACCGCTGCATGGATGAAGCCCGTCTTTGGCTGGCATATCCGCTGGCAGGGCGAGGCCATCTCGGGCGGGTATAGCGTGCATGTCGGCACCGCCGATCAATACGTTGCAATCTATCGCCCCGAGGGCGATCTGACCCCCGCGCCCAAAAGCTATAACAACATTGCAAGGCTAAACCACATCGCAGTGGTTGTCAGCGATTTGGAGGCTGTCGAAGAGGCCGTTCGCAACCAAGGGTTTCGAATGGGTGAGCATTATGACTATGAACCCGGTCGCCGCTTTTATTTCTATGACCCTGACGGTATCGAGTTCGAAGTCGTTCAATACGACTAA
- the soxR gene encoding redox-sensitive transcriptional activator SoxR codes for MALNEGLTIGALATRTGLAVSAIRYYERQGLISPWRNAGGQRRFARADLRRLSFLMIAQKFGYTLPQIRKQLDQLPKGRAPSKSDWSKISSGFRDGLDAQIAALTALRDNLDGCIGCGCLSLEACALYNPKDLAAENGQGPRYLMGDRPISADVSAHCENFGQKFSLELF; via the coding sequence ATGGCGTTGAACGAAGGATTGACGATTGGTGCATTGGCAACCCGCACAGGCCTCGCTGTATCTGCTATTCGCTATTATGAACGTCAGGGGCTGATTAGCCCGTGGCGAAATGCCGGCGGGCAGCGCCGCTTTGCCCGTGCGGATTTGCGGCGGCTTAGCTTTTTGATGATTGCCCAGAAATTTGGATATACGCTGCCCCAAATCCGCAAGCAGTTGGACCAGCTGCCAAAAGGGCGGGCACCCAGTAAATCGGATTGGAGCAAGATCAGCAGCGGTTTTCGGGATGGTCTGGATGCCCAGATTGCGGCTTTGACAGCGCTGCGCGATAATCTGGACGGTTGCATTGGATGCGGCTGCCTTAGCCTTGAGGCTTGCGCGCTGTATAATCCAAAGGACCTTGCGGCGGAAAACGGGCAGGGGCCGCGGTATTTGATGGGGGATCGCCCCATATCTGCTGACGTTAGCGCTCACTGTGAAAACTTTGGTCAAAAATTCAGTTTAGAATTGTTTTAA
- a CDS encoding electron transfer flavoprotein-ubiquinone oxidoreductase: MADIEREAMEYDVVIVGAGPAGLSAAIRLKQLDADCNVVVLEKGSEVGAHILSGAVLDPCGLDALIPDWKEKGAPLNVPVKEDNFYMLGEAGEVRVPNFPMPPLMNNHGNYIVSMGNVCRWMAEQAEEMGVEIFPGMACSEIVYGDKGEVKGVVAGEMGLGADGKPGPSYEPGMELHGKYVFLSEGVRGSLSKQVIEKFDLAQGKEPQKYGVGMKEIWEIDPAKHKEGTVTHTMGWPLGKKAGGGSFIYHLDNNQVYVGFVVHLGYKNPNVFPYMEFQQFKHHPMVAELLKGGKRVAYGARAITEGGYQSMPKMVAPGVALLGCSVGMVNVPRIKGNHNAMISGKAAAEAAYSAIQAGRSGDELPDYEKEVREGAIGKDLYKVRNVKPLWSKFGLTASLAIGGFDMWCNTLFGGSLIGTLKHGKSDAEATEPAADHKMIDYPKPDGKLSFDRLTNVAFSFTNHEESQPAHLTLKDDTVPVGVNLEKFAGPSARYCPAGVYEFVEEEGKDTRFVINFQNCVHCKTCDIKDPSQNIVWTTPQGGDGPNYPNM, translated from the coding sequence ATGGCTGATATTGAACGCGAAGCAATGGAATATGACGTTGTCATCGTTGGGGCGGGGCCTGCAGGCCTGTCAGCGGCGATCCGTCTAAAGCAGTTGGATGCTGATTGTAACGTTGTTGTTTTGGAAAAGGGCTCGGAGGTGGGTGCGCACATCCTGTCTGGTGCGGTTCTTGATCCTTGCGGCCTTGATGCGCTGATCCCAGATTGGAAAGAAAAAGGCGCGCCGCTGAACGTGCCCGTGAAAGAAGACAATTTTTACATGCTGGGCGAAGCTGGCGAAGTTCGCGTGCCGAACTTTCCCATGCCGCCATTGATGAACAACCACGGCAACTACATCGTTTCGATGGGTAATGTTTGCCGCTGGATGGCAGAACAAGCCGAAGAAATGGGCGTGGAAATCTTCCCGGGCATGGCGTGCTCGGAAATCGTTTACGGCGACAAAGGCGAAGTCAAAGGCGTGGTTGCTGGCGAGATGGGCCTTGGCGCTGATGGCAAACCTGGCCCCAGCTATGAGCCAGGTATGGAGCTGCACGGGAAATATGTGTTCCTCTCTGAGGGCGTGCGGGGCTCCCTCTCCAAGCAGGTCATCGAAAAATTCGATCTGGCCCAAGGCAAAGAGCCGCAGAAATACGGCGTTGGCATGAAAGAGATCTGGGAAATCGACCCAGCCAAGCACAAAGAAGGCACTGTAACCCACACGATGGGCTGGCCTTTGGGTAAAAAAGCGGGCGGCGGTTCCTTTATTTATCACCTTGATAACAATCAGGTTTACGTCGGCTTTGTTGTTCACCTTGGTTATAAGAACCCGAATGTATTCCCTTATATGGAATTCCAGCAATTCAAACACCACCCAATGGTTGCAGAGCTGCTAAAGGGCGGTAAACGCGTGGCTTATGGTGCCCGTGCGATCACCGAGGGTGGATACCAATCCATGCCGAAAATGGTTGCACCTGGTGTGGCGCTGTTGGGCTGTTCGGTTGGCATGGTCAACGTGCCGCGCATCAAGGGCAACCATAACGCGATGATCTCGGGCAAAGCAGCTGCCGAAGCCGCCTATAGCGCGATCCAAGCAGGCCGCTCGGGTGATGAGCTGCCCGATTACGAAAAAGAAGTACGTGAAGGGGCGATCGGCAAAGACCTGTACAAAGTGCGCAATGTAAAGCCGTTGTGGTCCAAGTTTGGCCTCACCGCGTCGCTTGCCATTGGCGGGTTCGACATGTGGTGCAACACATTGTTCGGCGGTTCGCTGATTGGCACGTTGAAGCACGGCAAATCCGACGCCGAAGCGACTGAGCCTGCGGCAGATCACAAAATGATCGATTACCCCAAACCTGACGGCAAGCTCAGCTTTGACCGCCTGACAAACGTGGCCTTCTCCTTCACCAACCACGAAGAAAGCCAACCAGCGCACCTGACGTTGAAAGACGACACCGTGCCAGTAGGGGTGAACCTAGAGAAATTCGCAGGCCCGTCAGCGCGCTATTGCCCAGCAGGTGTTTACGAATTCGTTGAGGAAGAGGGCAAAGACACGCGTTTTGTCATCAACTTCCAAAACTGCGTTCACTGCAAAACATGTGACATCAAAGATCCTAGCCAGAACATCGTCTGGACCACGCCTCAGGGTGGTGACGGGCCAAACTACCCGAACATGTGA